A window of the Gossypium hirsutum isolate 1008001.06 chromosome A03, Gossypium_hirsutum_v2.1, whole genome shotgun sequence genome harbors these coding sequences:
- the LOC107887619 gene encoding purple acid phosphatase 3, with protein MGSIGEKIEVDFIISTGDNFYDDGLRGVKDPAFHQSFSDIYTAPSLQKQWYIVLGNHDYRGNVEAQLSPMLRKMDTRWLCLRSFILIAGPQMAEIFFVDATPFVSNYFIDPKDHVYDWKGISPRLHYINNLLLEFESGLRESTAKWKIVVGQHTTKSAGHHGNTHELAIHLLPILQAYHVDLYISNTDSSIQFLTSGGGSKAWRGDVNNRWNPQKMKFYYDGQGFMSVEMTETDVDIKFYDVFGYAIYKWSTSKLISSAM; from the exons ATGGGAAGCATTGGAGAAAAAATAGAGGTGGATTTCATAATCTCGACGGGAGATAACTTTTACGACGACGGATTGAGAGGAGTGAAGGATCCAGCTTTTCATCAATCCTTTTCTGATATATATACAGCTCCTAGCTTGCAAAAGCAATGGTACATTG TGTTGGGTAATCATGATTATAGGGGTAACGTTGAGGCTCAATTAAGTCCCATGCTTAGAAAGATGGATACCAGATGGCTTTGCCTCAGATCTTTCATCCTTATTGCTGGACCTC AAATGGCAGAAATTTTCTTTGTGGACGCTACTCCATTTGTATCTAACTACTTCATTGACCCAAAAGATCATGTCTATGACTGGAAAGGCATTTCACCCAGACTCCATTACATTAACAATCTTTTATTG GAATTTGAATCGGGTTTAAGAGAATCCACAGCAAAATGGAAGATAGTAGTGGGTCAGCATACAACCAAAAGTGCTGGGCACCATGGCAACACTCATGAGCTAGCCATTCATCTTCTTCCTATCCTTCAG GCATATCATGTTGACCTTTATATTAGCAACACTGACAG CTCGATTCAATTCTTaacaagtggaggtggatcaaagGCGTGGAGGGGTGATGTTAATAACAGGTGGAATCCacaaaaaatgaaattctattacgATGGACAAGGTTTCATGTCAGTTGAAATGACTGAGACCGATGTTGATATCAAATTCTATGATGTTTTTGGCTATGCAATCTATAAATGGAGCACTTCCAAGCTAATTTCTTCTGCTATGTAA